The DNA segment TAATGAGCGGGAGTCAAGCAACATACACACATCTCTAGACGAGACGATACCTGAATTTGTCATTCCAACAAGTGTTCAAAGAAATCATCCAATtgagaatgtgattggtcctgttaGTGCAGGAGTTCAAACCAGAAGCCAATCAGGAACCATTAATTTGTGCTTATATTCAAGCTACATTTCTCAAATTGAACTTAAAACTATTGATGTAGCGTTGCAGGAACCAGGATGGGTTGATGCTATGCATGAAGAGCTAAACCAGTTCGAGAAGCTAGGAGTATGGAAACTTGTGGAGTTGCCAAAAGGAAAACGCAAGCTTGGAACTCGCTGGGTTTTCAGAAACAAGCAAGATTCTGAAGGAGTTATTGTTCGAAATAAAGCACGTTTAGTGGTTTAAGGATTCAAACAAATAGAGggtctggattatgatgaagtatatgctccggttgcccGACTTGAAGCTATCCGGATCTTCTTATCCTACGCGTCATATATGGGGTTCACTGTGtttcagatggatgtcaagacagcGTTTctatatggagatgtgaaggaaggAATCTTTGTTGAGCAACCACCGGGTTTTGTTCATCCAGATCATCCAGACTATGCCTACAAGCTTGACAAGGCATTGTATGGATTGcaccaagcaccacgagcttggtatgccactCTAACTGAGCATCTTCTGGCTCATGGGTACACACGTGGCACgatagaccagactctgtttatcaagagAGTGGGCAAGGATCAAATCTTGGTTCAAATTTATGTCGATGAAATTATCTTCGGATCTACAAGTGAGAAGCTTTGCAAGGAGTTTGAGAGGGTTATGCAAaagaagttcgagatgagtgcgctCGGATAAATGACATTGTTTTCGGGTTTACAAGTTAAACAAGATTCACGGGGCATTCTaattcatcaagggaagtatgtggacgATGTGCTAAAGAAATTTAAGTTCACAGACGCTAAACCGGCAGAAACTCCAATGGCAGAAAGACCGTTGCTAACTGAATATGCAGAAGGATCTTCTGTTGATCAACGACTTTATAGGTCTATGATTGGTTCGTTGATGTATCTGACAGCAAGTcgtccagacatcatgtttgtTGTCTGCAATTGCGCgcgatatcaggctaatcctaaaacttctcgtCTTACTGCTATTAAACGAATCTTTCGGTACCTTAAAGGCGGACTTCGGTTTGgtctgtggtatccgagggattcgAATTTTGACCTATTTGCGTTTTTTGACAGTAATTTTGGAGGCACTGATAAGGACAGGAAATCCACCTCTGGTGGATGCCAATTTCTGGGTGATCgactcatttcttggcaatgcaagaagcaaaaAAACGGTAGCAATTTCCACAGCTGAAGCAGAATATGTTGCAGCTTCGGCATCTTGCTCACAAGTAGTGTGGATG comes from the Helianthus annuus cultivar XRQ/B chromosome 4, HanXRQr2.0-SUNRISE, whole genome shotgun sequence genome and includes:
- the LOC118491517 gene encoding uncharacterized mitochondrial protein AtMg00810-like — translated: MTLFSGLQVKQDSRGILIHQGKYVDDVLKKFKFTDAKPAETPMAERPLLTEYAEGSSVDQRLYRSMIGSLMYLTASRPDIMFVVCNCARYQANPKTSRLTAIKRIFRYLKGGLRFGLWYPRDSNFDLFAFFDSNFGGTDKDRKSTSGGCQFLGDRLISWQCKKQKNGSNFHS